In the Magnetococcales bacterium genome, one interval contains:
- the trmD gene encoding tRNA (guanosine(37)-N1)-methyltransferase TrmD has translation MMDATLRFTILTLFPEMFSGVLTRSILGRAQDRGLLAVRVVQIRDFAPGPHRQVDDASFGGGPGMVFRPDVLDQALAEACADSVAHVVLLTPQGAPFDQKVACRLAGVDHVVLVCGHYEGVDERFTDARVDEEISLGDFVLTGGEIAAMAVVDAVARLVPGVLGDAESCQADSFYQGVLDHPHYTRPGVWDGRPVPEVLRSGNHGAIAAWRRRQSLLRTILRRPDLLDGSCLTKAESRLVKALAQDLDLLDQASEEAERDCGIDVGR, from the coding sequence ATGATGGATGCAACGCTTCGCTTCACCATCCTGACCCTTTTCCCGGAAATGTTCTCTGGGGTGTTGACCAGGTCTATCCTCGGCAGGGCGCAGGATCGGGGGTTGTTGGCGGTCAGAGTGGTGCAGATTCGGGATTTTGCCCCCGGACCGCACCGACAGGTGGACGATGCCTCCTTTGGCGGCGGTCCGGGCATGGTGTTTCGCCCGGATGTTTTGGATCAGGCCTTGGCCGAGGCTTGTGCGGACTCGGTGGCGCATGTGGTGCTTTTGACACCCCAGGGCGCCCCTTTCGATCAGAAGGTCGCCTGCCGTCTGGCCGGGGTGGATCATGTCGTCCTGGTGTGTGGGCATTACGAAGGGGTGGATGAAAGATTTACCGATGCCCGGGTGGACGAAGAGATCTCCCTCGGGGATTTTGTTTTGACCGGTGGCGAAATTGCCGCCATGGCCGTGGTGGATGCGGTAGCCCGCCTCGTGCCCGGAGTTCTCGGTGATGCAGAGAGTTGCCAGGCGGACTCTTTCTACCAGGGGGTGCTGGACCACCCTCACTATACACGCCCAGGGGTCTGGGATGGACGGCCAGTGCCGGAGGTGCTGCGTTCGGGTAACCATGGAGCCATCGCGGCGTGGCGGCGGCGGCAGTCGTTGTTGCGTACCATCTTGCGACGCCCCGACCTTCTGGACGGGAGTTGTCTGACCAAAGCGGAGAGCCGTCTTGTCAAAGCGCTGGCCCAGGATCTGGATCTCCTGGACCAGGCGTCTGAAGAGGCTGAACGGGATTGCGGGATTGACGTTGGGAGGTAA
- the rplS gene encoding 50S ribosomal protein L19: MNVLQTFEQANIKEMPAFNPGDTLRVHVKVVEGNRERVQVYEGVCIGRHNAGVRSTFTVRKVSFGEGVERVFPLHSPRLEKIEVSRRGKVRRAKLYYQRERTGKATRIKEKRD, translated from the coding sequence ATGAACGTGTTGCAAACATTCGAGCAGGCTAACATCAAAGAAATGCCCGCCTTCAACCCTGGGGATACCCTGCGGGTCCACGTCAAGGTCGTGGAAGGCAATCGCGAACGGGTGCAGGTCTACGAGGGGGTCTGCATCGGTCGGCACAACGCCGGGGTCCGTTCCACATTTACCGTGCGCAAGGTCTCCTTCGGTGAAGGTGTCGAGCGGGTCTTTCCGCTCCACTCGCCACGCCTGGAAAAAATTGAGGTCTCGCGCCGGGGCAAGGTTCGACGCGCCAAGCTCTACTACCAGCGTGAGCGGACAGGCAAAGCAACCCGCATCAAAGAAAAGCGGGACTGA